From the Chitinivorax tropicus genome, the window GGCATGGCGTCTCGATTACAACCGCTCCCGGCCACATAGTGCGCTGGGATATTTAACGCCGGAAGAATTCCGGCAGAAGTACCACCAACAGAGGATCCAGGTTGCTAATTAAAGACTGGGATACCTAACGGGGAAAGGTCATTTGGATACGACGAGTAAGTCGACCAAATCTGCGAGCAATAATAAGCGATGGGTCGCGATCATAGGATTGAATGTTTGAACTCGCGGAATGCTTGGTAACCAGCGATCAATGTGTTCTAAAACAGAGTGGAAGTCGTCATCCGTCAACTCATATGCCGGTGTTTCCCCGACTACGCACAATCCTTGATTGCGTTCCACTCTGGTGAGTGGGCCGAGTTTCAAGAAGGATCGTTCCAAGGTGTGTGTCTCTTGGACAACAACAAGTAGAGATTTAACTAGGGAATTGTCTACGG encodes:
- a CDS encoding integrase core domain-containing protein, which produces AWRLDYNRSRPHSALGYLTPEEFRQKYHQQRIQVAN